A stretch of Geomonas oryzisoli DNA encodes these proteins:
- a CDS encoding quinol:electron acceptor oxidoreductase subunit ActD, producing MAKNTAVFGIYRSRDSVEQAVDSLRAADFRNTDISVLFSENVGTKDFAHEKHTKVPEGSTAGAGTGAVIGGALGWLSGIGALAIPGVGPFIAAGPIVAALAGVGAGGVIGGIAGALIGMGIPEYEAKRYEGRVKEGGILLSVHCDNADWKKRAIEILKQTGATDIGSEGESKADFASSDKPKPRGMA from the coding sequence ATGGCAAAAAACACGGCAGTTTTCGGCATCTACCGCAGCCGCGACAGCGTAGAACAGGCAGTTGATTCGCTGCGCGCGGCGGACTTCCGCAACACCGACATCTCGGTCCTGTTCTCCGAGAACGTAGGCACCAAGGACTTCGCCCATGAAAAACACACCAAGGTCCCCGAAGGCTCGACGGCGGGCGCGGGCACCGGTGCGGTCATCGGCGGGGCCTTGGGGTGGCTTTCCGGCATCGGTGCCTTGGCCATCCCGGGTGTAGGTCCGTTCATCGCGGCAGGCCCGATCGTCGCGGCGCTGGCCGGTGTGGGCGCAGGCGGGGTGATCGGCGGCATCGCGGGGGCGCTCATCGGCATGGGCATCCCGGAGTACGAGGCCAAGCGGTACGAGGGTCGCGTGAAGGAAGGGGGCATCCTGCTTTCGGTCCACTGCGACAACGCGGACTGGAAAAAGCGCGCCATCGAGATCCTGAAGCAGACCGGTGCGACCGACATCGGGTCGGAAGGCGAGTCCAAGGCGGACTTCGCCAGCTCCGACAAGCCCAAGCCGAGGGGCATGGCATAG
- a CDS encoding DUF3309 family protein has product MRLILLVIVILLLVGSLPTWPYSAGWGYYPSGGLGLVLLILLILVLLGRI; this is encoded by the coding sequence ATGAGGTTGATACTGCTTGTGATCGTGATCTTGCTGCTCGTCGGTTCACTCCCCACCTGGCCCTACAGCGCCGGATGGGGTTACTACCCAAGCGGGGGCTTGGGGCTGGTCCTGCTGATCCTGCTGATCCTGGTGCTATTGGGACGCATCTAG
- a CDS encoding response regulator, with protein sequence MQDAEILLVEDNSNCEELALRALKKAGYDKVTVARDGAEALGMLLGEGTPPGEHHEPNFVLLDMKLPKIDGVGVLQRLRSNDRTKALKVFALSSSEDPKDLEQCRSLGVLAVLPKPLNPELLKRWLH encoded by the coding sequence ATGCAAGACGCTGAGATTTTGCTGGTCGAAGATAACAGCAATTGCGAAGAACTCGCCTTGCGGGCCCTGAAAAAAGCGGGCTATGACAAGGTGACGGTTGCGCGCGACGGGGCCGAAGCGTTGGGGATGCTCCTGGGAGAGGGGACGCCCCCGGGCGAGCACCATGAACCCAATTTCGTACTGCTGGACATGAAGCTGCCGAAGATCGACGGCGTCGGGGTACTGCAGCGGTTGCGCAGCAACGACCGCACCAAGGCCCTCAAGGTCTTTGCCCTCTCCTCCTCGGAAGATCCCAAGGACCTGGAGCAGTGCAGGAGCCTGGGGGTGCTGGCCGTTCTGCCCAAGCCGCTCAATCCCGAGCTGCTCAAGCGGTGGCTGCACTGA
- a CDS encoding hemerythrin domain-containing protein, translated as MPTSQKPSESHSHAEMTIFDVLKQDHEKARYLFDKAEKAGRKEISSLQKLFSQLQEELELHMEGEERFFYSVLEQNEEMRDKVLQAFEEHQVTKTMLGTFQSLAVDDERWVAKLKVLSEIVEHHMQEEEKEIFKLARKALGKEQQHEIALAFQRSKREGRKPSRGAPVEG; from the coding sequence ATGCCTACCAGCCAAAAGCCGAGCGAGTCGCACAGCCATGCGGAGATGACCATCTTCGATGTGCTGAAACAGGACCACGAAAAGGCGCGTTACCTTTTCGACAAGGCGGAAAAAGCCGGGAGGAAGGAGATTTCATCGCTGCAGAAGCTCTTCTCCCAGTTGCAGGAAGAGCTCGAGCTGCACATGGAGGGAGAGGAACGCTTTTTCTACAGCGTCCTGGAGCAGAACGAGGAAATGCGCGACAAGGTGCTGCAGGCCTTCGAGGAGCACCAGGTGACCAAGACCATGCTGGGGACCTTCCAGTCCCTGGCGGTGGATGACGAGCGCTGGGTGGCGAAGTTGAAGGTACTGAGCGAGATCGTGGAGCACCACATGCAGGAAGAAGAAAAAGAGATTTTCAAACTCGCCCGGAAAGCACTGGGCAAGGAGCAGCAGCACGAAATCGCCCTGGCTTTTCAAAGAAGCAAGCGGGAGGGGCGCAAGCCCTCACGAGGAGCGCCGGTCGAGGGATAG
- a CDS encoding DUF6496 domain-containing protein has protein sequence MAKYGKKAQETVHEVMDKFKKGELKSGGSGKKVTDRKQAVAIGLSEAREKGAKVPEPPKKK, from the coding sequence ATGGCCAAATACGGGAAGAAGGCGCAGGAGACGGTGCACGAGGTGATGGACAAGTTCAAAAAGGGGGAGCTCAAAAGTGGTGGCAGTGGCAAAAAGGTGACCGACCGCAAGCAGGCGGTGGCCATCGGTCTTTCGGAGGCGCGCGAGAAGGGAGCCAAGGTGCCTGAGCCTCCGAAGAAGAAGTAA